In Myotis daubentonii chromosome 6, mMyoDau2.1, whole genome shotgun sequence, a genomic segment contains:
- the LOC132236792 gene encoding UL-16 binding protein 5-like has translation MERSVGLSAVFLLLLPLWDPATAHCAKSLGYKFTVTPNGQPWCEIQGQVNGNTFLHYTCGSQEVKLFSVLDVNATQAWNQQRDTLQDVVEELKKTPPNMKAEITAPSGPLSLQSSMMCEQESSGPTGASWEFGLDGQISVHFDPRNGNWAVLQGEGRVLKQTLASDKDTTNLLVRTSVGDCRKWLKEVLCLLSTKAASTTATATVPSKANTPITSILPVILTCSVIIGILG, from the exons ATGGAGCGGTCTGTAGGGCTCAGCGCCGTCTTCTTGCTCTTGCTTCCACTTTGGGACCCGGCTACTGCACACT GTGCTAAATCTCTGGGCTATAAATTCACAGTCACTCCTAATGGACAACCATGGTGTGAAATTCAAGGCCAGGTCAATGGAAACACATTTCTTCATTATACCTGTGGTAGCCAGGAGGTCAAACTCTTCAGTGTTCTGGATGTGAATGCCACACAGGCCTGGAATCAGCAGAGAGACACTCTGCAAGATGTGGTGGAAGAGCTCAAGAAGACCCCGCCTAACATGAAAGCAGAGATTACTGCACCCAGCG GTCCTCTCTCCCTGCAGAGCAGCATGATGTGTGAGCAGGAATCCAGTGGACCCACTGGAGCATCCTGGGAGTTTGGATTAGATGGACAGATATCTGTCCACTTTGACCCAAGGAATGGAAACTGGGCAGTGCTGCAAGGTGAAGGCAGAGTGTTAAAGCAAACATTGGCGAGTGACAAAGATACAACCAATCTCCTTGTTAGGACCTCAGTTGGAGACTGTAGGAAGTGGCTTAAAGAAGTTTTGTGTCTCCTGAGCACAAAAG CTGCATCAACCACTGCCACAGCCACAGTCCCGTCCAAGGCCAACACGCCCATCACTTCAATTCTCCCTGTGATCCTCACCTGCTCGGTCATCATTGGCATCTTAGGCTGA